One genomic region from Streptomyces sp. NBC_00582 encodes:
- a CDS encoding SDR family NAD(P)-dependent oxidoreductase, with the protein MHAPWPSHTVDTKKGRASRAASRADVTRKGVHATGRLSGKVALVTGAGAGIGQGCALHLAEQGATVVGCDIDAAASERTRREAADRGPTVEVLAPYDMRSRPTRGASPTRRTSGTGGSTSW; encoded by the coding sequence ATCCATGCCCCTTGGCCCAGTCATACTGTCGACACTAAAAAAGGGAGAGCGAGTCGCGCCGCGTCTCGTGCGGACGTCACGAGAAAAGGGGTCCATGCGACCGGCAGGCTCTCCGGGAAAGTCGCACTCGTCACCGGCGCGGGAGCCGGGATCGGCCAGGGCTGCGCGCTGCACCTCGCGGAGCAGGGCGCGACCGTCGTCGGCTGTGACATCGACGCGGCCGCCTCCGAACGCACCCGCAGGGAGGCCGCCGACCGGGGGCCGACCGTCGAGGTGCTCGCGCCGTACGACATGAGGTCCCGGCCGACGCGCGGCGCTTCGCCGACGAGGCGTACGAGCGGCACGGGCGGGTCGACGTCCTGGTGA
- the htpG gene encoding molecular chaperone HtpG → MTTETFEFQVEARQLLQLMIHSVYSNKDVFLRELVSNASDALDKLRLAKLRDDTLDADVSDLHIEIDTDTEARTLTVRDNGIGMSYDEVGKLIGTIANSGTAQFAEELREAQDADSAEGLIGQFGVGFYSGFMVADEMTLVTRRAGESHGTRWSSRGEGTYTLETVDDAPQGTSVTLHLKPADDEDKLHDYTSAWTIKDIVKRYSDFITWPIRTVPRQGEDGTTPEAETLNSMKALWARSREEVSDDEYHELYKHISHDWREPLETVRLQAEGTFEYQALLFVPSHAPHDLYTQGYKRGVQLYVKRVFIMDDCEALLPPYLRFVKGVVDAADLSLNVSREILQQDRHIRMMQRRLTKKLLSTVKEMRENAPERYATFWREFGSVLKEGLLSDSDNRETLLAAASFASTHDGEPTTLAAYVERMKDGQEDIYYLTGESRESIENSPHMEAFRAKGVEVLLLTDPVDEVWVDVVGEFEGKRLRSVAKGEVDLDGESDDSSDSEREKQGEEYAALLGWMKEQLGDDIKEVRLSSRLTVSPSCLVSDTGDLTPALENMYRAMGQEVPKAQRILELNPGHQLVQGLNKAYQEREDRTELAGTAELLHGLAVLAEGGRPTDPGRFVKLVAERLERAL, encoded by the coding sequence ATGACGACCGAAACGTTTGAGTTCCAGGTAGAGGCCCGTCAGCTGCTCCAGTTGATGATCCACTCGGTCTACTCGAACAAGGACGTCTTCCTGCGCGAGCTCGTCTCCAACGCCTCCGACGCGCTGGACAAGCTGCGCCTCGCCAAGCTGCGGGACGACACGCTCGACGCCGACGTCTCCGACCTCCACATCGAGATCGACACCGACACCGAGGCCCGTACGCTCACCGTGCGGGACAACGGGATCGGGATGTCGTACGACGAGGTCGGCAAGCTCATCGGCACCATCGCCAACTCGGGCACCGCGCAGTTCGCCGAGGAACTGCGCGAGGCCCAGGACGCGGACAGCGCCGAGGGGCTCATCGGGCAGTTCGGCGTCGGCTTCTACTCCGGCTTCATGGTCGCCGACGAGATGACCCTGGTGACCCGGCGCGCCGGCGAGAGCCACGGCACCCGCTGGTCCTCGCGCGGCGAGGGGACGTACACCCTGGAGACCGTCGACGACGCGCCGCAGGGCACCTCGGTCACCCTGCACCTCAAGCCCGCCGACGACGAGGACAAGCTCCACGACTACACGTCCGCCTGGACGATCAAGGACATCGTCAAGCGGTACTCCGACTTCATCACCTGGCCGATCCGCACGGTCCCGCGGCAGGGCGAGGACGGCACCACGCCCGAGGCCGAGACGCTCAACTCGATGAAGGCGCTGTGGGCTCGCTCGCGCGAGGAGGTCTCCGACGACGAGTACCACGAGCTGTACAAGCACATCAGCCACGACTGGCGCGAGCCGCTGGAGACCGTCAGGCTCCAGGCGGAGGGCACCTTCGAGTACCAGGCCCTGCTGTTCGTGCCCTCGCACGCCCCGCACGACCTCTACACCCAGGGCTACAAGCGCGGAGTGCAGCTCTACGTCAAGCGCGTCTTCATCATGGACGACTGCGAGGCGCTGCTGCCGCCCTACCTGCGCTTCGTCAAGGGCGTGGTCGACGCGGCGGACCTCTCGCTGAACGTCTCCCGCGAGATCCTCCAGCAGGACCGGCACATCCGCATGATGCAGCGCCGGCTCACCAAGAAGCTCCTGTCCACGGTCAAGGAGATGCGGGAGAACGCCCCCGAGCGGTACGCCACGTTCTGGCGGGAGTTCGGCTCGGTCCTCAAGGAGGGCCTGCTCAGCGACTCCGACAACCGCGAGACCCTGCTCGCCGCCGCGTCCTTCGCCAGCACCCACGACGGCGAACCCACCACGCTCGCGGCGTACGTGGAGCGGATGAAGGACGGCCAGGAGGACATCTACTACCTGACCGGCGAGTCCCGCGAGAGCATCGAGAACTCCCCGCACATGGAGGCGTTCCGCGCCAAGGGCGTCGAGGTCCTGCTGCTCACCGACCCCGTCGACGAGGTGTGGGTCGACGTGGTGGGCGAGTTCGAGGGCAAGCGGCTGCGGTCCGTCGCCAAGGGCGAGGTGGACCTCGACGGCGAGAGCGACGACTCCTCCGACAGTGAGCGGGAGAAGCAGGGCGAGGAGTACGCCGCCCTGCTCGGCTGGATGAAGGAGCAGCTCGGCGACGACATCAAGGAGGTACGCCTCTCCTCGCGTCTCACCGTCTCCCCGTCCTGCCTCGTCTCCGACACCGGCGACCTCACCCCCGCGCTGGAGAACATGTACCGCGCGATGGGCCAGGAGGTGCCCAAGGCCCAGCGGATCCTCGAACTCAACCCCGGTCACCAGCTCGTGCAGGGCCTGAACAAGG